The proteins below are encoded in one region of uncultured Eubacteriales bacterium:
- the groL gene encoding Cpn60 chaperonin GroEL, large subunit of GroESL (Evidence 2a : Function of homologous gene experimentally demonstrated in an other organism; PubMedId : 10619429, 12475168, 12653476, 1349729, 2578448, 2897629, 2901493, 7935790, 7935796, 8564544, 8846220, 8986757, 9285585, 9298646; Product type f : factor) — translation MSKIICYGEEARRALERGVNQLADTVKITMGPKGRNVVLDKKFGSPLVTNDGVTIAKEIELEDPFENMGAQLVKEVSTKTNDVAGDGTTTATLLAQAIIREGLKNLAAGANPMVMKKGIAKATDAAVAEIKKNSKKVSGGEDIARVGAVSSGDETIGTLIAEAMDKVGHDGVITVEESKTAETYSEVVEGMQFDRGYITPYMVTDTEKMEAVLDDPLILITDKKISSIQDLLPLLEQVLQTGKKLMIVAEDVDGDALNTLIVNKLRGTLNVVCVKAPGFGDRRKEMLEDMAILTGGTVISSELGYELKEATIDMLGHARQVKVQKETTIIVDGAGSDEAIKARVGQIKNQIEITTSDYDREKLQERLAKLAGGVAIVRVGAATEAEMKEKKLRIEDALNATRAAVEEGIVSGGGTAYVNAIPAVQALLDSVDGDEKTGVKIVAAALTEPMRQIAANAGIDGSVVLENVKNAKQPGYGFDAYKEVYCDMISAGIVDPTKVTRSALENAASVASLLLTTESLVADKPQPPATAPAAPDMGGMY, via the coding sequence ATGTCTAAAATCATCTGCTACGGCGAAGAGGCTCGCCGCGCGCTGGAGCGCGGGGTCAATCAGCTCGCCGATACTGTTAAGATCACCATGGGCCCCAAAGGCCGCAACGTGGTGCTGGACAAGAAGTTCGGCTCCCCCCTGGTCACCAACGACGGCGTGACCATTGCCAAGGAGATCGAGCTGGAGGACCCCTTTGAGAACATGGGCGCCCAGCTTGTGAAGGAAGTCTCCACCAAAACCAACGACGTAGCTGGCGACGGCACCACCACTGCCACCCTGCTGGCCCAGGCCATCATCCGCGAGGGCCTGAAGAACCTGGCTGCCGGCGCTAACCCCATGGTCATGAAGAAGGGCATCGCCAAGGCCACCGACGCTGCCGTTGCCGAGATTAAGAAAAACTCCAAGAAGGTATCCGGCGGCGAGGACATCGCCCGCGTGGGCGCCGTCTCTTCCGGGGACGAGACCATCGGTACCCTGATCGCCGAGGCGATGGACAAGGTGGGCCATGACGGCGTTATCACCGTTGAAGAGTCCAAGACTGCCGAGACCTACAGCGAGGTGGTCGAAGGCATGCAGTTCGACCGGGGCTATATCACTCCCTATATGGTCACCGACACCGAGAAGATGGAGGCCGTTCTGGACGATCCCCTCATCCTAATCACCGACAAGAAAATCTCCTCCATCCAGGATTTGCTGCCCCTGCTGGAGCAGGTGCTCCAGACCGGCAAGAAATTGATGATCGTCGCTGAGGACGTGGACGGCGACGCGCTGAACACCCTCATTGTCAATAAGCTGCGCGGCACGCTGAACGTGGTGTGCGTCAAGGCCCCCGGCTTTGGCGATCGCCGCAAGGAGATGCTGGAGGATATGGCCATCCTCACCGGCGGCACCGTCATCTCTTCCGAGTTGGGCTATGAGCTCAAGGAGGCCACCATCGACATGCTGGGCCACGCCCGCCAGGTGAAGGTCCAGAAGGAGACTACCATTATCGTGGACGGCGCCGGCAGCGATGAGGCCATCAAGGCCCGCGTGGGTCAGATCAAGAACCAGATCGAGATCACCACCTCCGACTACGACCGCGAGAAGCTCCAGGAGCGCCTGGCCAAGCTGGCGGGCGGCGTCGCCATCGTCCGCGTGGGTGCCGCTACCGAGGCCGAGATGAAGGAGAAGAAACTCCGCATCGAGGACGCCCTCAACGCCACCCGCGCCGCCGTGGAAGAGGGCATCGTATCCGGCGGCGGTACCGCCTACGTTAACGCCATCCCCGCCGTGCAGGCCCTGCTGGACAGCGTCGATGGCGACGAGAAGACCGGCGTGAAGATTGTCGCCGCCGCTCTCACCGAGCCCATGCGCCAGATCGCCGCCAACGCCGGCATCGACGGCAGCGTGGTGCTGGAGAACGTGAAGAATGCCAAGCAGCCCGGCTATGGCTTTGACGCCTATAAGGAGGTCTATTGCGACATGATCTCTGCCGGCATCGTGGACCCCACCAAGGTGACCCGCTCCGCCCTTGAGAACGCCGCCAGCGTGGCCTCCCTCCTCCTGACCACCGAGAGCCTTGTGGCCGACAAGCCCCAGCCCCCCGCCACCGCTCCCGCCGCGCCTGATATGGGCGGGATGTACTAA